A single Actinomadura algeriensis DNA region contains:
- a CDS encoding WD40 repeat domain-containing protein, translating to MTRPSEELLRSALSDAAAAVRPDDLRPLRGTPPPRRRRVLFAVPSAALVAAVVALLIVAPWSGDGSSPRFSLASYAGADYVVEGPWPPGAPAAFVRAADTGRRVAEIPAPKGSSGFRDVADSGDNRTFVLTTVDPEACTVRFHRLALRDNGRPDGPPTELDGTAVRQRMGEGQGQVAASPGLRRIAYAGRDCGNPAGGTITVVDTATGEHRVTRLPPRALASSLGWAPNGRDLVFETMGDYLERELRTLDTRTGELGTISLGSGEAELHGAAFIGDGTHIAALVRSGRQNRVVWYSMATEKITRQVPLAPSAPDASSMFEAAGNRIVVLIDDRVSVITGTKVTVEKFDGYGASLP from the coding sequence ATGACACGTCCGTCCGAGGAACTGCTGCGGTCGGCGCTGTCCGACGCGGCCGCCGCCGTCCGCCCCGACGATCTGCGGCCGCTGCGCGGCACGCCGCCCCCGCGACGCCGCCGCGTCCTGTTCGCGGTCCCGTCGGCCGCGCTCGTGGCGGCGGTCGTCGCGCTCCTGATCGTCGCGCCGTGGTCGGGGGACGGCTCGTCCCCGCGCTTCTCCCTCGCCTCCTACGCGGGCGCCGACTACGTCGTCGAAGGCCCCTGGCCGCCGGGCGCGCCGGCGGCGTTCGTCCGCGCGGCCGACACCGGCCGGCGCGTCGCGGAGATCCCCGCACCGAAGGGCTCGTCGGGTTTCCGCGACGTCGCCGACTCCGGGGACAACCGCACGTTCGTCCTCACCACCGTCGACCCCGAAGCGTGCACCGTCCGGTTCCACCGCCTCGCCCTACGGGACAACGGCCGGCCCGACGGCCCCCCGACCGAACTGGACGGCACGGCCGTGCGGCAACGCATGGGCGAAGGGCAGGGGCAGGTCGCCGCCTCCCCGGGCCTGCGCCGGATCGCCTACGCGGGCCGGGACTGCGGAAACCCCGCCGGGGGAACGATCACCGTCGTCGACACCGCCACCGGGGAACACCGCGTCACGCGCCTCCCGCCCCGCGCCCTGGCGTCCTCGCTGGGATGGGCGCCGAACGGCCGCGACCTGGTCTTCGAGACGATGGGCGACTACCTGGAGCGCGAACTGCGGACCCTCGACACACGAACAGGCGAGCTGGGCACGATCTCCCTCGGATCCGGTGAAGCGGAACTGCACGGCGCCGCGTTCATCGGGGACGGCACGCACATCGCGGCGCTCGTCCGCAGCGGCAGGCAGAACCGCGTCGTCTGGTACTCGATGGCCACCGAGAAGATCACGCGGCAGGTGCCGCTCGCGCCGAGCGCCCCCGACGCGTCGTCGATGTTCGAGGCGGCCGGGAACCGGATCGTCGTCCTGATCGACGACCGGGTCAGCGTCATCACCGGGACGAAAGTCACGGTCGAGAAGTTCGACGGTTACGGCGCGTCCCTCCCCTGA
- a CDS encoding SDR family oxidoreductase, translating to MTKLDGRTCLITGAAGGLGRSIALAAAARGAELVLTDVDAAGLHRTADQVRAAGGTVRLAEPADVSDRDAVERLARNVHAAGGVDVVMNVAGVSVWGSVDRLEHRHWRRMIDINLMGPVHVIEAFVPPMITAGRGGHLVNVSSAAGLFGLPWHAAYSASKFGLRGISEVLRFDLRRHRIAVSLVCPGGIDTPLVHSVDLVGIDRTTPSARRMIRLFSRHAVSPDRAAQAVLRGVERNRYMIFTSSDIRIGHLAQRLCPRLYEAAMHAMNWAFVRAVRRSARHG from the coding sequence ATGACGAAGCTGGACGGGCGGACCTGCCTGATCACCGGCGCCGCCGGGGGCCTCGGGCGGAGCATCGCGCTCGCCGCCGCCGCGCGCGGCGCCGAACTGGTGCTGACCGACGTGGACGCCGCCGGCCTGCACCGCACGGCGGACCAGGTGCGCGCCGCCGGGGGCACCGTGCGGCTCGCCGAACCCGCCGACGTGTCCGACCGGGACGCCGTGGAGCGGCTCGCCCGGAACGTCCACGCCGCCGGCGGCGTCGACGTCGTGATGAACGTCGCGGGCGTCTCGGTCTGGGGCTCGGTGGACCGGCTCGAACACCGGCACTGGCGCCGCATGATCGACATCAACCTGATGGGGCCCGTGCACGTCATCGAGGCGTTCGTGCCGCCGATGATCACCGCGGGACGGGGCGGGCACCTCGTCAACGTGTCGTCCGCGGCGGGACTGTTCGGCCTGCCCTGGCACGCCGCCTACAGCGCGAGCAAGTTCGGGCTGCGCGGCATCAGCGAGGTGCTCCGCTTCGACCTGCGCCGCCACCGGATCGCCGTGAGCCTCGTCTGCCCCGGCGGCATCGACACGCCCCTCGTGCACAGCGTCGACCTCGTCGGCATCGACCGCACCACGCCGTCCGCACGCCGGATGATCCGCCTGTTCAGCCGGCACGCGGTGTCCCCCGACCGCGCGGCGCAGGCCGTCCTGCGGGGCGTCGAACGCAACCGGTACATGATCTTCACCTCGTCCGACATCCGGATCGGGCACCTGGCCCAGCGGCTGTGCCCCCGGCTGTACGAGGCCGCCATGCACGCGATGAACTGGGCGTTCGTCCGGGCCGTGCGACGGTCGGCGCGCCATGGCTGA
- a CDS encoding carboxymuconolactone decarboxylase family protein: MAEAPPAPRVAPGGLREVGPLAWLVSRGAALVAGTTPPNLFLTLGRRRKLFRGWLHFAARLMPAGGLPRREGEMVILRVAHLRDCGYEFRHHARLARRAGISAADLERIVAGPDDGGWTGRDRAILAAVDRLQQHRDLDDATWASLRAHLTEPECVELCMLAGHYDMLATVIAALRIQPDRPRRRTVRPR; the protein is encoded by the coding sequence ATGGCTGAGGCTCCGCCCGCACCGCGCGTCGCGCCCGGCGGACTGCGCGAGGTCGGCCCGCTGGCCTGGCTGGTGAGCCGGGGCGCGGCCCTGGTCGCGGGCACCACCCCGCCCAACCTCTTCCTCACCCTCGGCCGCCGCCGGAAGCTGTTCCGCGGCTGGCTGCACTTCGCCGCCCGGCTGATGCCCGCCGGCGGCCTGCCCCGGCGGGAGGGCGAGATGGTGATCCTGCGCGTCGCCCACCTGCGGGACTGCGGCTACGAGTTCCGCCACCACGCCCGGCTCGCCCGCCGCGCGGGCATCTCGGCCGCCGACCTCGAACGCATCGTCGCCGGACCGGACGACGGCGGCTGGACCGGCCGCGACCGCGCCATCCTCGCCGCCGTCGACCGCCTGCAACAACACCGCGACCTGGACGACGCCACGTGGGCATCGCTCCGCGCCCACCTCACCGAACCCGAATGCGTCGAACTGTGCATGCTGGCCGGTCATTACGACATGCTCGCCACGGTGATCGCCGCACTCCGCATCCAGCCCGACCGCCCGCGCCGCCGGACCGTCCGCCCCCGGTGA
- a CDS encoding sigma-70 family RNA polymerase sigma factor translates to MRLHHRGSPTAESGDETPEGPGPAGDAGLTGLFRAHHVSLVRLAVLLVGDQGTAEDVVQDVYAGLRHRERRGGTPAEPPDLLAYARTAVLNACRTLLRRRALAHRLFQAPQPVWSAENDALIADDRRRVLRALARLPVRQREAIVLRYYLGLSESEIAAAMGVRPGTVKSTVSRGLTALRARYEEER, encoded by the coding sequence ATGAGGTTGCATCATCGCGGCTCCCCCACGGCCGAGAGCGGCGACGAAACGCCCGAAGGGCCCGGCCCGGCGGGAGACGCCGGGCTCACCGGGCTCTTCCGCGCCCACCACGTGTCCCTCGTACGGCTCGCGGTCCTGCTCGTCGGCGACCAGGGCACCGCCGAGGACGTCGTGCAGGACGTGTACGCCGGGCTCCGGCACCGGGAGCGGCGCGGCGGAACGCCCGCCGAGCCGCCGGACCTGCTCGCCTACGCGCGGACCGCCGTGCTCAACGCCTGCCGGACGCTGCTGCGCCGCCGGGCCCTCGCGCACCGGCTGTTCCAGGCCCCGCAGCCGGTGTGGTCGGCGGAGAACGACGCGCTGATCGCCGACGACCGCAGGCGCGTCCTGCGGGCGCTCGCCCGGCTGCCCGTCCGGCAGCGGGAGGCGATCGTCCTGCGCTACTACCTGGGGCTCTCCGAGTCGGAGATCGCCGCGGCGATGGGGGTGCGGCCCGGCACCGTCAAGTCCACCGTCTCCCGGGGCCTGACCGCGCTCCGCGCCCGCTACGAGGAGGAACGATGA